One region of Camelina sativa cultivar DH55 chromosome 6, Cs, whole genome shotgun sequence genomic DNA includes:
- the LOC104793018 gene encoding uncharacterized protein LOC104793018 yields the protein MAVSPKHFQVPSDFTFPPSSSFITTIPSSPISVTASTSPISTTKFGSIRVRFSRRSIVRYNDYAGEDVEGSDEESEEDWSFEEAVTLFNKRDYYKSHDALEALWIQAEEPTRTLIHGILQCAVGFHHLFNSNHKGAMMELGEGVCKLRKMNFEDGPFHEFERDVSAVLEFVYQTQLELAACSEDMCLTMDQSDKSYQLLGGYAAGQSIYSLETLVDFNNGMSETTSILFSPSSSSSEPTRVKLPTLTATDKHLLDLAD from the exons ATGGCTGTTTCTCCGAAACATTTCCAGGTTCCTTCAGATTTCACGtttcctccatcttcttccttcatcaccacgattccttcttctccaatctcTGTTACTGCTTCAACGAGTCCAATCTCCACAACAAAATTTGGCTCTATACGCGTTCGTTTCAGCCGACGGTCAATCGTCAGGTACAACGATTACGCCGGAGAAGATGTAGAAGGTAGTGATgaggagagtgaagaagattGGAGCTTTGAGGAAGCAGTAACGCTCTTCAACAAGAGAGATTATTACAAAAGTCACGACGCCCTCGAGGCTCTTTGGATTCAAGCTGAGGAGCCAACTCGTACCTTAATCCATGGGATTCTTCAATGTGCTGTTGGCTTTCACCATCTTTTCAACAGC AACCATAAAGGAGCGATGATGGAGTTAGGAGAAGGAGTCTGTAAGCTAAGGAAGATGAATTTCGAAGACGGACCATTTCACGAATTCGAGCGAGATGTCTCCGCCGTTCTTGAATTCGTTTATCAAACTCAACTCGAGCTCGCTGCCT GTTCAGAAGATATGTGTTTGACGATGGATCAATCAGACAAGTCTTATCAACTCTTGGGTGGTTATGCAGCTGGACAGAGTATATACAGCTTAGAGACTTTGGTTGATTTCAACAATGGGATGTCTGAAACAACTTCCATACTCTTCTCTCCTTCAAGTTCCTCATCTGAGCCAACACGAGTTAAGCTCCCTACACTAACCGCTACCGATAAACATCTTCTTGATCTTGCAGATTGA
- the LOC104793019 gene encoding transcription factor bHLH106-like isoform X1 gives MQPESSDQMLYSFLAGNEIGGGGGYCVSGDYMTTMQSLCGSSSSTSSYYPLAISGIGETMAQDRAIAALRNHKEAERRRRERINSHLNKLRNVLSCNSKTDKATLLAKVVQRVKELKQQTLEISDSDQTLLPSETDEISVLHFGDYSNDGHIIFKASLCCDDRSDLLPDLMEILKSLNMKTLRAEMVTLGGRTRSVLVVAADKEMHGVESVHFLQNALKSLLERSSKSLMERSSGGGGGGERSKRRRALDHIIMV, from the exons ATGCAACCAGAGAGCTCAGATCAGATGCTGTATTCCTTTCTTGCCGGAAACGAAATCGGCGGCGGAGGAGGTTACTGCGTCTCCGGCGATTACATGACGACTATGCAGAGCTTATGTGGGTCTTCGTCGTCGACGTCATCTTATTACCCACTTGCGATCTCCGGCATCGGAGAAACGATGGCTCAAGACAGAGCTATAGCTGCTTTGAGGAATCACAAAGAAGCtgagcgaagaagaagagagaggatcAATTCTCATCTCAACAAGCTTCGTAACGTACTCTCTTGTAATTCTAAG ACCGATAAAGCCACACTACTTGCCAAAGTGGTTCAACGAGTCAAAGAACTTAAACAGCAAACCCTAGAGATCTCCGACTCCGATCAAACACTATTACCATCAGAGACCGACGAGATTAGCGTTCTAC ATTTTGGAGACTATTCAAACGACGGTCATATAATCTTCAAAGCCTCTCTATGTTGTGACGATAGGTCAGATCTCTTGCCGGACCTCATGGAGATACTTAAATCACTTAACATGAAGACTCTCCGAGCTGAGATGGTAACTCTTGGTGGTCGGACAAGGAGTGTTCTTGTCGTAGCTGCTGACAAAGAGATGCACGGTGTCGAGTCAGTGCATTTCCTGCAAAACGCTCTTAAGTCGCTGCTTGAGCGGTCAAGCAAGTCGTTGATGGAACGTAGTtcaggtggtggtggaggaggagaacgGTCAAAACGGCGTCGTGCGCTGGATCACATCATAATGGTGTGA
- the LOC104793019 gene encoding transcription factor bHLH106-like isoform X2, producing MQPESSDQMLYSFLAGNEIGGGGGYCVSGDYMTTMQSLCGSSSSTSSYYPLAISGIGETMAQDRAIAALRNHKEAERRRRERINSHLNKLRNVLSCNSKTDKATLLAKVVQRVKELKQQTLEISDSDQTLLPSETDEISVLHFGDYSNDGHIIFKASLCCDDRSDLLPDLMEILKSLNMKTLRAEMVTLGGRTRSVLVVAADKEMHGVESVHFLQNALKSLLERSSKSLMERSSGGGGGGERSKRRRALDHIIMV from the exons ATGCAACCAGAGAGCTCAGATCAGATGCTGTATTCCTTTCTTGCCGGAAACGAAATCGGCGGCGGAGGAGGTTACTGCGTCTCCGGCGATTACATGACGACTATGCAGAGCTTATGTGGGTCTTCGTCGTCGACGTCATCTTATTACCCACTTGCGATCTCCGGCATCGGAGAAACGATGGCTCAAGACAGAGCTATAGCTGCTTTGAGGAATCACAAAGAAGCtgagcgaagaagaagagagaggatcAATTCTCATCTCAACAAGCTTCGTAACGTACTCTCTTGTAATTCTAAG ACCGATAAAGCCACACTACTTGCCAAAGTGGTTCAACGAGTCAAAGAACTTAAACAGCAAACCCTAGAGATCTCCGACTCCGATCAAACACTATTACCATCAGAGACCGACGAGATTAGCGTTCTACATTTTGGAGACTATTCAAACGACGGTCATATAATCTTCAAAGCCTCTCTATGTTGTGACGATAG GTCAGATCTCTTGCCGGACCTCATGGAGATACTTAAATCACTTAACATGAAGACTCTCCGAGCTGAGATGGTAACTCTTGGTGGTCGGACAAGGAGTGTTCTTGTCGTAGCTGCTGACAAAGAGATGCACGGTGTCGAGTCAGTGCATTTCCTGCAAAACGCTCTTAAGTCGCTGCTTGAGCGGTCAAGCAAGTCGTTGATGGAACGTAGTtcaggtggtggtggaggaggagaacgGTCAAAACGGCGTCGTGCGCTGGATCACATCATAATGGTGTGA
- the LOC104793022 gene encoding CDPK-related kinase 1 (The sequence of the model RefSeq protein was modified relative to this genomic sequence to represent the inferred CDS: added 103 bases not found in genome assembly), whose amino-acid sequence MGICHGKPIEQQSKTLSVPGETDEAPTSSQPATTKSSGFPFYSPSPVPSLFKSSPSISSSVSSTPLRIFKRPFPPPSPAKHLRAFLARRYGSIKPNEVSIPEGKECEIGLDKSFGFSKQFASHYEIDGEVGRGHFGYTCSAKGKKGSLKGQEVAVKVIPKSKMTTAIAIEDVSREVKILRALTGHKNLVQFYDAFEDDENVYIVMELCKGGELLDKILQRGGKYSEDDAKKVMVQILSVVAYCHLQGVVHRDLKPENFLFTTKDETSPLKAIDFGLSDYVKPDERLNDIVGSAYYVAPEVLHRTYGTEADMWSIGVIAYILLCGSRPFWARTESGIFRAVLKAEPNFEEAPWPSLSPDAVDFVKRLLNKDYRKRLTAAQALCHPWLVGSHDLNIPSDMIIYKLAKVYIMSTSLRKSALAALAKTLTVPQLAYLREQFTLLGPSKNGYISMQNYKTAILKSSTDATKDSRVLDFVHMISCLQYKKLDFEEFCASAISVYQLEAMATWEQHARRAYELFEKDGNRPIMIEELASELGLGPSVPVHVVLQDWIRHSDGKLSFLGFVRLLHGVSSRALQKA is encoded by the exons AATCCTCTGGCTTTCCGTTTTACAGCCCTAGTCCTGTACCTAGCTTATTCAAATCCTCACCTTCTATATCATCAAGCGTGAGCTCGACGCCTCTTCGTATCTTCAAGAGACCTTTCCCTCCTCCTTCTCCTGCTAAGCATTTAAGAGCTTTCCTCGCGCGTCGTTACGGCTCAATCAAGCCTAATGAGGTCTCCATCCCTGAAGGTAAAGAGTGTGAGATCGGTCTCGATAAGAGTTTTGGGTTTTCGAAACAGTTTGCTTCACACTACGAGATCGATGGCGAAGTGGGTCGTGGACATTTTGGTTACACTTGCTCTGCTAAGGGTAAAAAAGGCAGCTTGAAAGGTCAAGAAGTTGCTGTTAAAGTTATTCCTAAATCCAAG ATGACAACTGCAATTGCAATTGAGGATGTTAGTAGAGAAGTGAAGATATTGCGGGCTTTGACTGGTCACAAGAACCTAGTCCAGTTCTATGATGcgtttgaagatgatgaaaatgtttatattgtaATGGA ATTATGCAAAGGTGGTGAACTCTTGGACAAAATCCTTCAAAG GGGTGGAAAATACTCAGAAGATGATGCTAAAAAAGTTATGGTTCAGATTCTCAGTGTTGTGGCTTACTGTCATCTGCAAGGTGTGGTTCACCGTGACCTTAAACCCGAG AACTTTCTGTTCACTACGAAAGATGAGACTTCTCCTCTGAAAGCAATTGATTTTGGTCTTTCTGATTATGTCAAACCAG ACGAGAGGTTGAATGATATTGTTGGAAGTGCTTACTACGTGGCCCCTGAAGTTTTACACCGTACATACGGGACAGAAGCTGACATGTGGAGTATTGGAGTCATTGCTTATATTCTTCTCTGTGGCAGTCGACCTTTTTGGGCCCGTACTGAATCCGGAATCTTTCGAGCGGTCCTAAAGGCAGAACCCAATTTTGAAGAAGCTCCGTGGCCATCACTATCACCTGACGCTGTAGATTTTGTGAAAAGATTGCTAAACAAAGATTACCGTAAAAGACTAACTGCGGCCCAGGCTTTGT GTCATCCCTGGCTGGTTGGCTCGCATGACCTAAATATTCCATCTGATATGATTATATACAAGCTTGCAAAAGTGTACATAATGTCTACTTCCTTGAGAAAGTCAGCTTTAGCG GCTCTTGCCAAGACATTAACTGTACCGCAGTTAGCTTATCTGCGGGAGCAATTTACATTATTGGGGCCAAGCAAAAATGGATATATCTCGATGCAGAATTACAAAACA GCAATCCTAAAGAGCTCAACAGATGCTACGAAAGATTCACGAGTCTTAGATTTTGTTCACATG ATAAGTTGTCTTCAATACAAGAAACTCGACTTTGAAGAATTTTGTGCTTCAGCAATAAGTGTTTATCAGCTCGAAGCAATGGCAACATGGGAGCAACATGCACGGCGTGCTTATGAGTTGTTTGAGAAGGACGGGAATAGACCCATCATGATTGAAGAACTTGCATCG GAACTCGGACTCGGGCCATCAGTGCCGGTGCACGTTGTACTTCAGGATTGGATAAGACATTCCGATGGCAAGCTTAGTTTCTTGGGCTTTGTCAGATTACTACATGGTGTGTCTTCTCGAGCATTACAAAAAGCTTAG
- the LOC104793021 gene encoding uncharacterized protein LOC104793021, protein MATMRKSHRSKATLGSRRLVLLCIVAVALLLFFSSVLSTGGLVLPYPKTLIGYYFLKSSRISKRRHSLSDKYLYWGDRIDCPGKNCETCAGLGHQESSLRCALEEAMFLNRTFVMPSRMCIDPIHNKKGILNRSDNETTEESWEGSSCAMESLYDIDLISEKIPVILDNSETWHIVLSTSMKLGERGVAHVYGANRHELNDSSRFTNLLLINRTASPLAWFVECKDRGNRSALMLPYSFLPNMAASRLRDAAEKIKAQLGDYDAIHVRRGDKLKTRKDRFHVERTQFPHLDRDTRPEFILGRIQKQIPPGRTLFIGSNERTPGFFSPLASRYKVAYSSNFSKILDPIVENNYQLFMVERLIMMGAKTFFKTFREYETDLTLTDDPKKNKNWEVPVYTMEEGKK, encoded by the exons ATGGCAACAATGCGCAAATCCCATAGGTCAAAAGCCACTCTGGGATCAAGAAGACTTGTTCTGCTATGCATTGTCGCCGTCGCATTgctcctctttttttcttccgtGCTCTCCACCGGCGGATTGGTTTTACCATATCCGAAGACccttattggttattatttctTGAAGTCTTCACGAATTAGCAAGAGACGGCACAGTTTGTCGGATAAATACTTGTACTGGGGAGACAGAATCGATTGTCCTGGTAAGAACTGTGAGACCTGTGCTGGTTTGGGTCACCAAGAATCTAGTCTTAGATGTGCTCTTGAGGAAGCCATGTTTCTTAACAG GACTTTTGTAATGCCATCTCGGATGTGCATAGACCCAATACATAACAAGAAAGGTATACTCAATCGATCAGACAATGAAACTACAGAGGAAAG CTGGGAAGGGAGCTCTTGTGCAATGGAATCATTGTATGATATTGACCTCATCTCTGAGAAAATACCTGTGATCTTGGATAACTCAGAAACGTGGCACATTGTGCTATCGACCAGTATGAAATTGGGAGAACGAGGGGTTGCGCATGTGTATGGAGCCAATAGGCATGAGCTAAATGACTCTAGCCGCTTTACAAATCTTTTGCTCATTAACCGAACCGCAAGTCCCTTGGCATG GTTTGTTGAGTGCAAGGATCGAGGTAACCGTAGCGCCCTTATGCTTCCTTATTCATTTCTCCCGAATATGGCAGCATCAAGATTGAGAGATGCTGCCGAGAAG ATAAAAGCACAACTTGGTGATTACGATGCAATCCATGTTCGTCGAGGTGACAAACTGAAAACACGAAAAGACAGGTTTCACGTTGAAAGAACTCAATTTCCACATTTAGACAGAGACACACGCCCAGAGTTCATCCTTGGCAGAATACAGAAGCAGATCCCACCAGGACGGACTCTTTTTATCGGTTCTAATGAGAGAACCCCTGGATTCTTTTCGCCACTCGCAAGCAG GTACAAAGTGGCTTATTCATCGAATTTCAGCAAGATTTTGGATCCGATAGTTGAGAACAACTATCAGTTATTCATGGTGGAGAGGCTGATAATGATGGGTGCAAAGACATTCTTCAAAACATTTAGAGAGTACGAAACGGATCTCACTTTAACAGATGATCcgaaaaagaacaagaactgGGAAGTACCAGTTTACACCATGGAAGAAGGCAAAAAGTAG
- the LOC104793023 gene encoding rhomboid-like protein 18 — MSGGPSGFNNAPVTKAFVVATALFTVFFGSRSGSSNLALSYQDIFEKFRIWKLIISSFAFSSTTELFSGLYLLYFFRVFERQIGSNKYSVFILFSGAVSLILETILLSLFKDPTANLLTSGPYAVIFASFVPFFLYIPVTKRFGVFGVSFSDKSFIYLAGVQLLLSSWKRSILTGFCGIIAGSLYRLNILGIRKAKFPQFMASFFSRFSLPSLSSHSQPPRRTSPNLGRQAVRAFRAPMPSTTEPSQEAIATLVSMGFDQNAARQALVHARNDVNAATNILLEAHSQ, encoded by the exons ATGAGCGGAGGTCCCTCCGGTTTCA ATAATGCTCCGGTAACGAAAGCCTTCGTTGTTGCGACTGCCCTTTTCACTGTCTTCTTCGGGAGCAGGAGCGGTTCTTCCAACCTCGCCTTGTCTTACCAG GATATTTTTGAGAAGTTTCGGATATGGAAACTAATCATATCGAGTTTTGCGTTCTCGTCCACAACAGAGTTGTTTTCCGGCTTGTATTTGCTCTACTTCTTCCGAGTCTTTGAGAGACAGATTGGTTCTAATAAGTATTCG GTTTTCATCTTGTTCTCTGGGGCTGTGTCACTGATACTAGAGACCATTTTGTTATCTCTGTTTAAAG ATCCTACTGCAAACCTACTGACATCTGGACCATACGCCGTCATATTTGCTTCCTTTGTACCCTTCTTTTTGTACATTCCAGTAACAAAGAGGTTTGGTGTATTTGGCGTCTCCTTCTCTGATAAATCATTCATATATCTTGCGGGTGTCCAG CTTTTACTGTCATCTTGGAAAAGATCCATCCTCACTGGATTTTGCGGCATTATTGCTGGTTCCTTGTACCGGTTGAACATCCTTGGTATTCGCAAGGCAAAG TTCCCCCAGTTCATGGCTTCGTTCTTTTCCCGGTTTTCTCTGCCCTCCTTGAGCAGCCATTCTCAACCACCAAGAAGGACATCACCCAACTTAGGTCGCCAAGCAGTG AGAGCTTTTCGAGCTCCGATGCCATCAACTACAGAGCCATCTCAGGAAGCCATAGCTACTTTGGTATCAATGGGATTTGACCAGAACGCAGCGAGACAGGCTCTTGTACATGCCAGAAATGATGTCAACGCTGCCACCAACATCCTTCTTGAAGCACACTCTCAGTAA
- the LOC109133375 gene encoding putative F-box protein At1g64540, with product MCCLSAWRIKVLEITGYGGSFRELKQMRHFLGKLQCLETVRIGVQKDSNKYLRANLTTLPRASPKCNIQFI from the coding sequence ATGTGTTGTTTGTCGGCCTGGCGAATCAAGGTGCTAGAGATTACAGGGTACGGAGGAAGTTTTAGAGAGCTGAAACAAATGAGACATTTCTTGGGAAAACTACAATGTCTTGAAACTGTGAGAATTGGTGTACAAAAGGATAGCAACAAGTACTTGCGAGCCAATCTAACGACTCTTCCTAGAGCTTCACCAAAGTGCAACATCCAATTCATTTAa
- the LOC104793024 gene encoding F-box protein At2g41170-like, whose translation METKYLTFFSFCFPNTICVLLLLIVSWLARSIIDRNWLRTLLRRTEAKKNQEDENKMSLLDLPDLTLDCILEKLSPSELCATACVCSELRDKCVSDHLWQKHMETKWGRLMGDAATQEWKSHVATLMRCLRSSNQSSSKPNWRSRFVASLKPFSWLSSNHGCDKRGSSYFAPIDSVMYWYSNLENGKFWFPAQVYNRENGHVGFMMSCYDAKIRYDFKTDTFQAKYSAHGRRAAEEKVTWQRLRPSQVDTKSRDLHVSDSLHGLRPGDHFEIQWRRTKEFPYGWWFGIVGHQQNCDGEENCRCHTDENVVMEFRQFRPESPWSRTVINRKEHRETGNEDDGFYGGVKKLGTEDEVSTWKRLWPSQSLE comes from the exons ATGGAGACAAAGTACCTCActttcttttcgttttgtttcCCCAACACGATTTGTGTGTTACTCTTACTCATAGTTTCTTGGCTTGCAAGAAGCATTATCGATCGTAATTGGTTAAGAACACTACTACGGAGAACAGAAGcgaagaagaatcaagaagatgaaaacaaaatgtCTCTTCTGGATTTGCCAGACTTAACTTTAGACTGCATTTTAGAGAAGCTCTCTCCATCCGAGCTATGTGCTACGGCTTGTGTATGCTCTGAGCTGAGAGACAAATGTGTCAGCGATCATCTATGGCAGAAGCATATGGAGACAAAATGGGGAAGACTGATGGGTGATGCAGCGACACAAGAGTGGAAATCTCATGTCGCAACGTTAATGAGATGTCTCAGAAGTTCAAATCAAAGCAGTAGTAAACCAAACTGGAGATCGAGGTTTGTTGCGAGTCTTAAACCTTTTTCATGGTTAAGTTCAAACCACGGCTGTGACAAGAGAGGCTCATCATACTTCGCACCCATCGACTCTGTTATGTATTGGTACTCGAATCTTGAAAATGGCAAGTTTTGGTTCCCTGCTCAAGTCTACAACCGCGAG AACGGACATGTTGGATTCATGATGTCTTGTTACGATGCTAAGATCAGATACGATTTCAAGACTGATACATTTCAAGCAAA ATACTCGGCGCATGGCCGGCGAGCGGCGGAGGAAAAGGTGACGTGGCAGAGGCTGAGACCGTCTCAAGTGGACACAAAGTCACGTGATCTACACGTGTCAGATAGTTTGCACGGACTTCGACCCGGAGACCATTTCGAGATCCAGTGGcgaagaaccaaagagttcccTTATG GATGGTGGTTTGGAATCGTGGGTCATCAGCAAAACTGCGACGGAGAAGAGAATTGCCGTTGCCACACTGACG AGAATGTGGTGATGGAGTTCAGACAATTCAGACCGGAGTCGCCGTGGAGCAGGACGGTGATTAACAGGAAGGAACACCGTGAGACGGGAAATGAAGACGATGGTTTCTACGGCGGAGTGAAGAAATTGGGTACGGAGGATGAGGTTTCTACGTGGAAGCGATTGTGGCCATCACAATCCTTGGAATAG
- the LOC104793025 gene encoding G-box-binding factor 3-like encodes MLEKSVNKGDASTVLSYRGLSNSTAEWLGLDKELKKLVVDTTANQPGTQLSIDTPTKSIGNTDNGLMKKLKKFGGLAMSLGNGNPETGTDEHNFSKLRLIIL; translated from the exons ATGCTTGAGAAATCTGTGAACAAGGGTGATGCTTCTACTGTGTTAAGTTACAGAGGGTTATCAAATTCAACGGCGGAG TGGCTCGGTCTAGACAAAGAACTGAAGAAGCTTGTGGTTGACACAACTGCCAATCAA CCGGGGACGCAGTTGAGCATCGACACTCCTACTAAATCTATAGGGAACACAGACAATGGACTGATGAAGAAGCTGAAAAAGTTTGGTGGACTTGCTATGTCTCTAGGAAATGGAAATCCTGAAACTGGTACAGATGAACATaacttttcaaaattaagattaatcattttgtaa
- the LOC104793027 gene encoding sigma factor binding protein 2, chloroplastic-like has product MDQSSSTLLINRRKSSSSPTRIPPKQKRKSTTTTTTNKPIKVRYISNPMRVETCPSKFRELVQELTGQDAADLPQEPTTFPVEENLHRPCESSEMNSEPLDGGGIREYYSPMDDDEVFNAPQMSASLSGFFSSGFYNVNALGSIGSL; this is encoded by the coding sequence ATGGATCAGTCATCATCGACGTTGCTCATTAACCGGAGAAAGTCATCATCGTCTCCGACGAGGATACCACCGAAGCAAAAGAGGAAgtcaacgacgacgacgactacGAACAAACCTATTAAAGTCCGTTACATATCAAATCCTATGAGAGTCGAGACTTGTCCTTCTAAGTTCAGAGAGCTCGTTCAAGAACTCACCGGTCAAGACGCCGCTGATCTACCACAGGAACCCACCACTTTCCCGGTCGAAGAAAATCTCCACCGTCCATGTGAGTCGTCGGAGATGAACTCTGAGCCGTTGGATGGAGGAGGGATCCGTGAGTATTATTCACcgatggatgatgatgaagtgtTTAATGCTCCGCAGATGTCGGCAAGTCTTTCTGGGTTTTTCTCCTCTGGTTTTTACAATGTGAATGCTTTAGGAAGCATTGGTTCTCTCtga